One Natronomonas gomsonensis genomic window, GTCGGGGTCGCTGTTGGTAATCCCGAAGCAGTCCCACGACTGGGTTCCGTCACCAGCCGACCGCTGTTCGTTTAGTTCGACCTGTTCAACGTCGATGGTGGTGCCATCAACGAGATCGACAGTTTCCGACGACGGGAACGAGACGGTATCGGAGCCATCATCGAAGATGTCGTTTTGAGAGAGGTCGCTGTGGGATTCGACAGTCGAGACGACGTTTTCGAGCTCGCGGACGGACTCGTTCCAGGATTTGACGAGGTTCTTCGTGACGGTTGCTTGGTAGGCGTCGACGGCCGCGACCATCTGATCTTGGACGGCCGACTGAGATTTTTCAGCGTTGAGGCCTTCGATGGCAGCGACTTTGCCATCGGTGTAGGCGTTGTTGCTGATGCCGTCGAGCATGTTGCGGTTGTCGACGAAGGTACTGGCGTTGGTGGATTGGCGGGTGTGGAGGGTTTCGTAGATGCTTTGCAGGGCGGCATCAGCGGTCATGCCCTCGGGGACGCTGTCGGCGGTCATGGCATCGTAGGCGCTGTAGAGCGCCCAACCGACAGCAGCGCCGCCGGCAGCGACGAAGATGGGAGCGACAGCTTTCGAGCGACCAACGGGTTCGAGGTCGAGCGTCGATGCGCCCGCGCCCGTCGCGGCGACACCTGTGGCTACCCCCGCGCCTTTGATGAACGTCCGACGGTCGATCTCGCTCACAGGACACCTCCAGCGGCGAAGAACATCCCGGCGGTCGAGGCCGCCGCGCCCGCCGCGAACATGACGATCTCGTCGGTCGAGAGATGCCGGTCGATGGGGTCGGTCATCGGACGGCAACACCCCACGACAGCACCGAGACGGCAAAGGCGAGGATGTGCAGGGTCGGGGAATTCGCCGCGAATTGGTCTTGAACGAACCCGATGTACTGATAGGAGACTATCAGAATCGGGGCAGCCGCGATCAGTAGTTTCTCCCAGTCCTCGTAGCGGTCGAAGGCCTTCGTCTCACTTGATGCGAACGCCGTAGCGAAGACGACCAGCGAGACGATGGTCGCGTGTTCTGTCGTCAGCGTGTACCCGACGCCCCACTGGAGCGTGGGCGCGGAGATGCCGCCGAACTGGAAGGCGGAAGCGACCACGAACACCACGGACAGCAGGGCCGGGAGCGTCCGCAGGTGCGCGTAGTCGTTCATCAGCCCGCTCATGCGGTTCGATGCCGACGCCATCACCGGACCCCCACGGTGAAGCCTTTGCCAGTGTGGCCGTCGTCGGTTTCGTACTCACCGTCGTACCGGAGTTTCACCACGTCACCGATCTCGACGCCGAGCCTGTCGAAGTCGTTGGTGATGGAAGCGCAGTGCCACACCATCACGTACTCGCCCGGTGCCGTCGACAGCTTGTAGACGCGATTGTTGTTCGCGCCAGCGTTCTCGATGATGTCTCGAAGTTCTCCTTCGAGAACTTCGTCCTCTTCCCATTCGTCTTTCCACTCTACGTCTTCGTCGTCGTCGTACTCCGAGCCGACGGTCTGGAAGCCAGCGAACTCGGGGTCGGATTCTTCGGTCGCCATTGCACTAGACATACTAGTTTACTGGGGGGTAAACCTCCGATTAACCCGAGTGAAAGTGAAAACCAGTATCTAGTAACTATATCATGTATCGCAGTCATTCAGCTCTGTTGAAATCCTTAGGAACTGATAGGATCTGCGTGCGACATACAGAGGATGAGTTCTGCACTGTAACGGCGTTTGTTTCACTCTGAAAGAGATGAACCGTCCGCTCACTACACATGCATATTGAGCAGAGGATTAGGATGTCACTCAGTTACTCAATTGAAGGTTTGGCGTGAAAACCAGCGGATATCATACCTTTGCGGGATGAACAGAAATTGATGGCCGGAAAAGAATCTGTCAAACTCAATGACGACCAACCACCCTCTGCCGATGAGGAAGTAGCAAGACTGCGCTTGCAACTAAATCAAAAATCCTTGAAGGAGTTGGTGAGGCTGGGTTTAGTCGAATGGGATAGGGAGAATCATGTGATTAAGAAAGGCCCCAACTTCGACAGGGAACGCCCTTTTAGGAAGTAATCCATCGATATCCATACAATCTGTATTCAGCACGTCTCCAAGAACATATCACCGATTGAGGATTTCAACAGAGCCAGTCATTCGAGTATGGATACTCAGTTTCCGGTCGCTTCGACCCGAACTTGTCGTGGTAATGTTGGTAGTGAAGCACCCGATCTGCAGCCTCCGGCTCTTCGAGACCGTGTTCGTAGAAATGCATCGCCATCGTTCGAGCTTCGTGCGAGGAGAACCCGCACTTCCGACAACGGTACACCTCTGCCTTCTGGAGCGGAATCGACAACCGAGTCTCTTCCTGGAGGCGCTTCAGAGGAAGGTGTAGTGGAACGACATCGACACCGCCGCCACCGGGATCGTGTTCCTCACCGTCGCGGTCGATAACCGCGTCGAGTTCCCACTGGTCGGTCAACGGTTCCGGCTTTTCGAATTCATTGGACTCCGGTTCGGTGGCCCGACTCTCCAGCACGTCCTCGACGAACGAACGGTCGGACGGCGAGACACCGAGACGACCCATCACCTTTGGAACCGACCAGTTCTTACCCGGTCGGTCCTCGATGAGCGACAGAATCTCATCACGTAACTGGGTCCGTTTCAGATTCTCACCAGTCGACCCGCCAGCTCGGGCTGACGGCCACCGCTCAGACATTGGTTTATCGAAGTGGGAAACTGGAGTGTTGCCACTCTCGGTTTCGTCACCCACCGAGCCGAGGGCGTCGTCAGGTGGGTCGAGGCGATCTTGGTCAATTCGCCACGCCGAATCACAACACGCGCAGACGACATCCGCACCACGGCCGTCGTTCCAATAGACGTGTTCGCCGTGCGGAACGTCTTGGTCCGCGCGAGATGATTCGAACCGCTGTTCACACGCATCAGCGGTTATGGCGTTATTGACGATTTGAGACCGAGAAACCCGGCGACGAGATCCGGACCAGTACAACGCACCCCACGCGAGATATTCGACCGGCTTCTCCAGTAGGTCCTCTGTGTAGCCGCCCATGTAGGCGGCCATGTACGAACCCATGTTTTCGACCTCTGGATTCAGCGAGATACACCCATCCGACTCTTCTACGTACGAATCTATTGCAGTGTAATCGTGAGCAGAGAAGCCCGCCGGTTCACATTTCTCGATATGCGCGTCTATCACGCGTTCTAGTTCACGACCAACGTCTTCGAGGGAGATCGAGGGCGCGAGGGCATCCCGGTCGAAGTAGATACCGACGTGCAGGTGAGTATAGCAGGCGTTCGCACCGGGGGCCTTGTCAGCATCGGAAGCTGCACCCATGCCGTGCGGTTCGGCCTGACTCCAGTATGCCCAGTCGTCGGAGTCGAGGTCGAGGTGATATTCCATTGTATTGCGAAGCGCGTCCCGAACACCGTGTTTCGAGAAGGCGTCGTGAATGGCGTCGAGGTGGTCGACCGGCGGTAGGCGAGAACCTTTCGGCGTCGACGATGCAGTTAGAGTGAGCATCGCAGTCACCGGGTTCTCCCATTGGCCGACGGACGAACCGCCGGTCGGTCGTTCGCCGCCACCCATCTCCCGTTCGAGCGCACGCGCACGAGCGTACTCTTTCTTCGAGTACGATTCACTCCAGGCGTCCATCAGCGGTATCTCGAACGTCTCTCCGTGTTGATTTGAGAACCGAGCAGTCAACCCACGGTACTCCGTGTGCGCGAAGAGGAACGATGAGACGGCATCGGCCCAGGTCACCGACTCACGGCGCTGGAGTTCGGACACCTGGAAGTTCTGTTCGACCTCTTTCTCGGTTTCAACGTACACGTCTTGATACTCAGCTTCGGTCACGACCCGACGGAGTGACCTCCCGTGTTGTTCGGAGATCTGGAGGTCGGCCTTGTTTGGATACGCATCGATGAAATCGAGAACCCGTTCGTGTACCTTCTGTTCGTACTCGTCATACTCAGAATCGGCCGCAGAGGGTTCTACAGAGTTAATCTGATTGGAGGGCCGAGAGGCCGCCGGTGGTTGATCGGCCCCGCTCATGGAGAGGAAGCAAGAGAATCGTCGTGCAGATGATGCCGCGAATGGGCCTCCGGTTCGACTGCAACGAGGTTACCGGGAACGTTCAGCCAGGGTACAGACTGCCGGTGATGCACCTCGTAGTGAGCAGGGAGAGCATCGAAGCCGTGTTCCGCAACGTACAGAAGCCGGTGGATGTAGACCGTATCGTCGGCACCGTTCGCACGGCACCGAACGTACTCGTAGCCCTCGCCGGTGGACTGGAGCGACGGGGCGTCACTCACGCTGACCACCGTCGGTACGAGCTTCCGAATCGCTCAAACGCCGCTGTGGCTTCCCGCGCGGCGTCGTTGGGTCCGTCCCTGCGGTCGGACCCTGCGCGCCGGCTTCCGGGTCGACCCACGAGGGGTCGCTTCCGGCCGCTCCGCTCGGGGGTGCCCGTCGCTCCGCTCTTCCGGCGCTTGCGTCAGCTGGGCAGGCGTCGAGGTCGAGGCCGGATGCCCAGTGAAGCGACGGGAGTAGGTGGTCGACGAGTTCACGCTGGAGATCGGGAGCGCGGAAGCAGCTCCGGCATTCTCGATAGCGGGTAGCCGGTTCTCGTCGAGGATTGAGACACCAGTCGTGGCAACTCTGACAGCGATATTCGACGAGAGAAGGGGTCAACGCCGACCACCCCGGAAAGTATCCGCGCGCTGGTAGTTATTTGGGGGTGAGCCGGCCGATTCTGCAGAAGATACTTGTGAGTGCTTACTTGAGGTACCGAAAGTGTTAGAAGTCGGATGGGTTCGGGCAGATTTGAACTGCCGGCCTCCTCCATGTCAAGGAGGTGTCATAACCAGCCTAGACCACGAACCCACGCTGGTGTCTGCCTGCACTTCTTCGTATCCCGGTGAGGTAATTGAAGGTTTCGGAATGGTCGCCGAGAACTGGAGGGTGTTTCCCGAACCGTTCGGCTCATGGCGGGGGAGTATAAAAATAACCGGTTATCTCGGGCGTCATCCTGTTCCTTGTAGCTGTACTTTCAGAAATATATGCGACAAAGAGTTCGGCAACTGTTAGTGGTCGTCACGGCAGTTTCGGTTTTCGCGTCCTTCGCCGTGGCTCCGGCCGCGGCGCAGTTGGGCGGTAGTGGTGACGGAATCAACATCGGTGGCGACGAAGGAATCAGCATCGGTGCCGACGGCGTCAACGTCGGTGGCGAGGAGGGTGTCGACGTCGAAGCCGGCACTGACGGTGTCAACGCCACGGTCGGCGGCGACGACGCGGTCGCTGCCGAGGCCGGAACCGACGGGGCCGGCGCACAGGTCGGCGGCGTCGAAGCAAGCGATGAC contains:
- a CDS encoding HNH endonuclease; this translates as MSDAPSLQSTGEGYEYVRCRANGADDTVYIHRLLYVAEHGFDALPAHYEVHHRQSVPWLNVPGNLVAVEPEAHSRHHLHDDSLASSP